DNA from Nyctibius grandis isolate bNycGra1 chromosome 15, bNycGra1.pri, whole genome shotgun sequence:
GAGTTACACTTTCTGCTGTTCCCTTCCGAAGAGGCTGTTTTCCCGTTCCTAGACGTTGCTAAAgcctccttttaaaaaaaaaaaaaagtctgtaattttcttccattctttgCCATTTTTGATCCCTTGGAATTCCAGATTTAGATCCTCAACCAGCTCAAATTATTGGGCTGAGTTCAATGAAGCTTCTATTTTGAGAACTTACAGGATTATACTGGGAATCTACAGGGCAGTAGATTTTTTGCATCTAAACTTTTTGCATGAGTGACAGAAGCCACTTTTTTTGCCAAGGCCTTTTAAGCTTTGAGGAGATGTTGAATTGCACAGGTCAATGGGAATGAAAGGCACTGCAGGTTTCAGGACAGCCAGGAGACAATATATACAGGATAGCAAGACTAAGATCCAGTCTTACAGAGTGGTTCTGTTGGTGGAGTAGTTGTTTTTGAAAACTACTTTGATAATAGATCAAGAAGAACTCTGGTATAATTTCAattgcatttcttatttttaggtgaagaaaatgaacagtCAACAGACATTATCAGTGTTTGGGAAGGAGACTCCATCAGCATAACTTGCTCAATGAAAGGTTCAGAAAATGAAGTGGGAACGTACTTGACAACTAGCATACAACCGGTCAATGTGATATATGTTTCCAAGCAGAATACTTCATATATCCTTCCTGCTTTGGCTAATCGTACCACGTAttcaaaagaaggaaggaatCTCAGGATAATTCTGCACGATGTACAGGAATCTGATTCTAATATCTACCTATGCACTgagtttattaaaaacaaaggcCGTCACAAAAAGCTGAATGGAAAGACAACCATAGTAGTGGTGAAAGGTATTGCAATTCCACCTTTTATGTCATGAATtaataaatacagatatatattttaaatcaaagatTGGAAGAAGGCATAATGGGAAGGGAGAGTCTGACAGAACTTTCCCCGTGTCTGCTCAGGTAATGTACTGATTTGAAGGAAAGTGTGGGTCTGTTCtctgaaaagatgaagaaaacacattAGATAGAACAGTACCAAGAAAACCCCTAGAACATCAATTCATGACTAATTTAATCCTAGCTGCAGGTTTTCATGTGAGTCATAGGTTGCTGCAGCAGTTTGGAAACAGTGAGGACCCATAGCTCTTTCCAAAACAATCAGTCAAATCTTTATGAATAACTAGTGAAGCAATGAGCCTTTTTTTGGTAGCGGTTTTTGCAAATCTCTTTTGGTTTTACTATTTCATCTTAAATGACAGATTACTAATAATTGGGAAGCTGGTGCTAGGCAGAGTTTGCAAGTTGGGCATCAGTGGCTAAAGGGAcgtgaggtttttttctcttaaacagTTGATGAACAGGCACAAGTGCTCCTTCTGGCAGTCATTTCTGGTTAGGGAAagaatttttctgcctttttattttcttttctttttttttttttgaattagaAGAGAGTTGAGTCCACAATATTCTTTGGCAGCTTACTCCTTCTGATGAGACCATCTAACCCAAAACATCTTTACCAAGAATTACagggttttcttcctttcctgtccCCGAGGCATGCAAAACCTAACTGATTGCTGGATAAGAAATAGTAATTTATATCTGTGAAAACTTACCATGTCCTTCCTTAGGCTTCTCTCTTCAAACTTCTTGACTATGTTTTCTCAAATGAATTCTATTGTGTTGATTATGTACTGtttcttcaaattattttattgaattaCCTTATATGTCTTTTTGATTCTGACCTTCTTCTGTAAAATGCTTGCAACCTTCCCAGAATTATCTTTGGTATAAGTGTGATAAATTCTCTCTTTATTCCCTCATCCATGCTAATGATAGTGTCAGAAGGAGCAGGTCACATCCTCAGAGGAGCTCAGTGAAATATCTTCTCACCTGGACAATAAGTTTTTAATAGCTTCTTTTTGAAGACCATTTTCAACATTGATGACACTCACGTGTTATTATTTCATCCAGACAAATAGTCCCTAGATCTTTCTATGGCTTAATCTCACTTGAGAAAGCAGGCAACAATCCATGGCTCAAGGGCAAGCTGATGAAGCTGTATTTCCTTAGAAGAGTTcagtatatgtattttttaggTAGGTGGAGACCCTTTACAACCAGGTAAACCTGTTCAGTCAGGCCTACTTTCAGATCCTGGGGTAGGAAACCATGCCAGGGTGTACAGAAATATATCTTTCTTCTCAAGGCACACGTAAAGGTAGCCTTTTAAACAAGGGTTTTATCTAAGTTTCTGTGGtctgttctttctgtctttgaCCTCTATTTGCTCCCTAGTTAAAATGCACTGTATTAAGTATGTGGTAGCCATTAATCTCTCTTATTTTTAGCTAAATCCAGCGGAGTTGTTGAACAGTCACCACTCTATGTCAATCCTCAGCAAGGCCAGTCTATCAACATTACCTGTGCATTGAAAAGCTCACATGAAGATGAAGGGATCTACTTGCTCAAGACTCACGTGCAACCTGAAAAAGTGCTATATATTTCAAGTCAGAATGCTTCAactatttttcctgcttttgctaATCGCTTGGAGTATTcgaagggagaaaagaaaatagtgatAACTCTACACAACCTACAGAAAAACGACAGtgatatatatgtatgtgctgGGGTGTTGAAAAATTCCTCTTTCCTGTCAGTGAGTAGAAGTGGCACCATGATGCTGATTAAAGGTACTacccttttgtttgtttaatcaTAAATAACTATAGGCTTGTTGTAATACAAAAGGTGGGCTAAAATCTTGCAGAACTTTAGTCAGGACTGGTAAAGCACTAATCCATGGCTAGACTTCTTCCAGTACCTGGGAAAGTTTGGAGCGTGTGCTCAGACTCCTCTGCGCCCTGTTGTACTAGGACACAGAAACATGCACTGTGTTTCTACCTGCCTTGTACAACCAGAGGGGaattataaaagagaaaacttgcTACAATCCcgcatcttaaaaaaaaaaaaaaggtcaaaatcaAACAACAAACACTTCAGTGTGTCTGTGAATAACCTGTCAGTTTTAGGAAATGAATCAGTATTTTTAGCATCAGTTCTTTGACCTTAATATGACATAAATGTTTTTTAGAAACCATTCCCTATAGCAAgtctttgtgtttaaaaataggtCACACTAGGGAGTACAGAGCAAGTCCTCAGGCATTTACTTAAAGTACCACAGATAATAGCAGAGATGATCTCACAGCCCCTTATTATACACTGCGCACACTGTGAGCATGTGCTCcaaagacaggttttttttctttttctgcagcatcGTGTTGTAACCATTTGCTAAGATGAAGACAAAACCAGCAATATAACGCTTGATTTTGGTCTTACTGGTGCAATTTAACCCTGTGCGTTGGGCTTTGATGAGATATTTGGGTAATTAAAAGAAGGTTTACACAGGTCCTAAGAGTTGCAAAGGATCTATCTGCAGTCTGCAAACAAGACTGTGGTCTCATTCTATGCCACTAGCCATAACTGCTGCAACAACTCAGTAATGTGAGTTGGGGAAAATGAGCTTTGAGCTGCACATCAAAGAAGTGGCATGATTACCAGTTTGTTATGTTATTTAGATATGGATTAATTGAGGGTTTAGAGAGCTGCAATCCTTTCCACTAGCACTATACTGCTCAGTGTATATACTTCACCTCACAGTAGCTTCCTGCTCTTGTCTGTACTGCTTGCAAACCCAGCCATTATAGAATTCCTATATACTCCTGGCTGAGCCCTCAGTGTTGCTGTAATACTGCAGTAACACATTGTCTGTTTCCATTATGAGGGTGTGGTCTGGCTTCTGATCAGTGGTATGGAAGATATTGCCTTTGTGGAGGAGTGCTCCTCGCTGACCCTTCACATGGCACCTGCAGTCATCGCTAGCCTCTAGAAGAGCACAGGGAATGCCAGTGAGAATACTAATGGGATGACCACTGTGGCTCTGTAGCATACTGTTGATATCTGATTTCTTGCTGACcagtaaataatgtttttcaaaataaaaatagaattctacttctttatatttataataataatataatttcaCATGCAGAAGTGGAGCAGACAGACTGCAGTAATAGTTTGTGGGGCATCTATGGTCTTACCATCGTGGTAGTGCTACTGTTTTCCGCGCTGATATGCTGTACCTTGTACCGTGTCAATGTAAGTATGCTGTTACCATGCCAAAGCAAAACTGAACCTGGGTTGAGTGAACAGACGCCTTTGATATTATTTGTAAATAGTGACTGAGTCAAGCAAACATTTGATAAACCTAAGGACTCATGGCTTTCTATTGTCTCCTCTCTGCCCTTGTGTAATGTCTCCCAGCTGTAAACTCTTGGCAGTAAAGACTGTGTCTTCTTATGTTTCTGTAACTCTTAGTAAATGAGATATTGTTTGCCTTTTGATAACAAACCTCAAGTAAGCCTCACAGTCAACAACAAAGCCATGCGTTGTACGTATTTCCCTGAACAGAGCACCTCACTattctgttttgctgcttttttttttttatatgtctGTTGGGAATGGAGCTGTATATAGCAATCTTGTAGTAAGAGAATGTTTGGAGGAAGTCACAAGGACAAAAAAAGGTCACAAAATAGCGTTATGTCTGAAAGTAGCTGTAGGAGAACACTTTTGCCCTGTCCTAGAAAAAAAGGTGACcaagaaatttttcctttactGGGATTATTTACATTCATATTCTGCAGAAAGTGCCCAGAAATTATTTGTCTCTGATAGATCCTTCTGCGCCATGAAGATTACTCAAAATTAACAGAGCATGATTCACAGACCAGGCTCCTATCTCATCCCCCCACATATGGTTTCAGTACTGCTAAAAACCAGTAGTATAACGTCATTCTGGCAAAGCCAAGCAGCCAGCCCTGTGGGAACTGGTCTCTTGTGTTACTAGTAACAAACTAAGGATAAGCCTTATGTATGTTGGGGCCACAGTTACATTCAACTCTTGAAGGAACTTTTAGTGAAATTACATCAGACTGACAAGAGAAGGTTAAATAAATAGGCTGACAATTTCCACCTAATCCCCTAATACCTCATTGGGTTATGAGaggaattttaaaagtacatttccACTTCAGACAGATGGACTCGTAAGACGTAAACTGACTTCTTAGTTGGGGTCTTTTCAAGCTCTTTTCTGAATggttgtttgctttgttttgcagatgaagaaatatttccagaaaagaaaaccaaatgcaGTGTATGAAGATATGTCTTACAGTTCTAGACGTAACACCTTGGTCAGAACCAACACTTACTCCACTAGCAATTAAGCTTCTGCCAGTTTGGGACCGTGTGCAGATCGACTGTTCCTTTACTGGTCTCTCTGAGAGCTGCCTTAGCAACCTGATGCAGTAGCTGAACTGAAAATACTATCACATACCTTCTTCAGCAGAAAGAACAAACTGCCTCATTTCCaagatgtttctgctttttttgatcacttataaatttttttcttttttttatgtatagAAAATGTAGAGAAATGCAGGTACCCTGCACATGTGTTTGTAGTTAAGTATGGAAAGCAGTGGCTTTGGACTATACATTTGGCTAGATGCAACATATGGGCTCGTTTCTTTGATTGATAAATAACCCTTTCAGAGAAGGTGGGATAGATGGAGAGGTCTGGTTCTGAGCTTTGGTAAGTGCTCAGGAAGACTGTAACAGGCGTGTTTAATAATATGCAATGGATCCACATGTGCATGGATTACAGTTCTCTTATAAATCCTCATGGGTCTGCCCAAGAGCTCAGGTAGCTAAAACTACTCAAGAGTTACAGCAAAGAAATCTATTTTGAAGAGACTTCAGAAACGTCATGGCAGAGTGCATTGCAAGTGAACTGCTGGATATGTGTGGACTTACTTAGTCAAAGATAATATTAGTCCCACAAAAATGCAATCAAGTCTAGATTTTAAATTACTGCCTTTGTCAGAGATACTGGCATGATTGGTGTTGGCCTTGACGTGGTTGACATGCAAAATGACTAGATTTGGGGCATGATGGTTTTGTGGGATGGTAGAACATTTGTGACATGCTGGTGTTGTCTCAAACTCCAGATGTCTTAGGACTACACAGCAGAATGCATTTCTCCAGGTCAATGACTCTACGTTGTACAGTACACGGTGAACTAATCTGGGGTAAAGCCAATGCCTGCATTCCAATCTGGGCATGGGTGAGTCTGATCCAAAATCACTCTTAACAAAGGAATTTATCAAAAACACACATCAGTCAAGTAGAAACTAAATTTGCTTTAGTAATGGCTTAGGAACAGGTTGCTGTGATGAGCTTAACTCTCCTCTACCTAAGGAAGGGCTACGGCTTCCTCCAGGcgtgttttggttttgcagagCCGGGTCTGCTGTGGAAAGTCAACAATCTTGCATGCCCAGAGCAATATCAAATTGCCCTGTTACGAGGCAGGATTGACAGGGCTGGCTTGTGGTTTCTGGGGACAGGCTCAGACTagaatttttctttatggatgcatttgtttagttttttgAGGGATTAGGGCTGGTTTCCCATTGATCAGAGTGCATAGCTGGAGTGGAGCCAGGTAGAGGGGATCCTCCCTCTCTGGAGGTGAGCTCTGCCAAGATCTCAGCTTGCCGAGCCAAGCCTGCCACTGGGGAGAGCCCATTTCCCTCCAGATGTCACTtgtgaaaatgtaaaaagctgTGCACCAGACCCGAGGGGGAAATCTGCTCACTCGGGTAGCTTGTGGAGGGGTGGATTTACCTTGTAAGTAGAGAAGTGTCTGTTGATTGCAGACCCTGCAATCTTCACATAGCTGTCCCTGAATAAAATTATGTTTGTGTTCGGGGCTTTGTACAGTTGCTCGATATTTTTGTGCATGTACTAAAGACTGTTTCATATATCTTGCAAATGAATGCTAGTTATTGAATGGACTGTTTCTTTTAGTGGTTTGCGGGgttttttgaaataaagcaaTTCAAAGGCTTCTTGCAAAACACAGTATAACTTGCTCCTAACAGCACCTTAATAGACAACATAATAAGTATTTTCCACTTTATTTACATATTCTACAtgtgaagggtttttttgtttcaaaactcatcactgaaaaaaacaccgAAGAAAACACCAAAGACCACTTCAGATGATGTATGTTCATGCAGTCCTTTCATAGCAGCTAAGGTAAAACTCCTGAAGAGCTAAGAATGTCAAATGGAGATGTGTAAGAAACAGACAGCACTAGGGAAGTTTGGCCCGTCCTTCGAACAGCACCTTGCACCCAGTCGCGAGGACTGAGGGCCACAGGGTTCACTAAAGCTGGAGCAGGAGATGGCACCTCACCAGTGCTGCCCCTGTCTAATGTCCCCATGAGCACGGCCCTAGCGGGGTCCCATGTCCTCTCAGGGAGGTCCCACGCCCCCCCTCTCTCCATGCCCTGGACAATCACAgcccccatccccctgccacTTGCAGCAGGCTCCATTGCTGTGGTAATGGGCAGCCCTGTGGCACCCATGGTGCGGGCAGGCCCCAGGCTGGGCACCCTGGGAGCacttccagccctgctgcccccttTGCCGTGCAGGGCTTCCCCCCAGGAGATCCCCGGAGGGGGGATGATGCTGTCTGTGTTGGGGTCAGGTGGACGGCCCTGACCCAGAGAGGACTGGGCCAGAGCAGACCCTGAGGGACAACGGAGGCTTTGCAGCCCCTTGTTAAGAGTGACACACCTCAGCACCCTCTCCTGCATgccccaggctgctcccagagGACTGTCAGGGTCCTCCCAGGGCCGTTGTTCAGGGAGGAACAGCTTTCCTCAGAGGATGAAGCAGGGAGGCCCTCCCGCCAGAGCCTGCGTGATGCCTGAAGGCCCGGGGCTGTGCTGACCTGTTGCAGGAGGGGCTGACAGGGGAAGCCCACTGCAGTGTTGTCACCACAGCGTCCCCTCTTCCTGGGGCAGGCCCCGGCGTGAAGCTATGGCCACGCACATCCCTGCCTGGGCAAGGCAGCACTGCCCCTTCGCTGagtgccggggcagcagcaAGGCCAAGCAGAACACGTCTAAATGTCCCCTGTAGAATTTAGACCATTTCTGTCTTTGTCCCTGGACAAGCCCACATCAGGGGCAGCTATAGAGTCAGGGAAGATGATATAACAGATACCAATCTAGGAACTAAAATGCCCATAgtcaataatttttttgtcatattttcgTTTTTGATGAAAGGTGCAGGTTTAGTAGGAAAGGGCAATACTCCCAGACAATGTACAGACGTTCAAGATGAGCAACCTGGTATTTGACATCACCTTTCTCTAGCAATACTACTGTGCAAACATGACCACAATTGTGAAAAAAACACGCTGTGAAAGGAAACAGTAGTGGAGGTGGTTTCTTTGGCTGGCcgtaaataaaaaaaaaaaaagtagtaaagaCTAGCTGAGGAAAATTACATATAGTGAGACATTTCATGAGTTGTATGTGCTTGGAGGGGTAGAGAATCAACCCCACAATTAGCCCAAGCAGTGGTGCATGAACTGTTTGAAGAGAACTGCTGAGGAAGTTTGCTCAACAGTGTCAGAAGGGGTTGGGTATTTGGCTGTTCAAGAGGGGTCCTAAGATGCAGCGTGGTCTCAGAGCTTCTCTGGAAGGCAggcaaactgaatttttcatctCCCGAGTTGGACAGAATTGCTCTGGGCTTATCCTGTTgcctttgctgtttttctgactCCTGTCCCTGCACTGGGGAAAGAAACGATTTTCGAGGAGAGGTGGGAAGCACAGTATAAGTCTCTGAGACTGGGCCAGGACCCACAGCAGTGAGAATGGTATCAGGGTATTAGCGAGATCCCCTGCCCCATTTCAAGGGCTAAGTGACAGAAACTGCAGCTGGGAGCAAAGCAGCCTCAGGTAGGGGAGCAGAACTGCAGCTCTAGTATCAGAGTTTACCAAACAGGGATGGAGAACGCTGAAGCAGCTGAACAAGGAGAGTATGTCGAGGCAGAGAAAACACGACAGCAAGGTATGAGCCATGTCAGAAGTGACTCAGGGTGCTGGGTCTATATGGAGTGGCCTGGTCTGAGCTCTCAAAAAGGGGAGGgctcataaataattttttgttatttgcgAACTTAGAGGGACCAGACAGGACATGTAGATTACTGCTGACAGAGCCTATAGACTCAGTAAAATTTAACTGAGGAAAGCATTTTAACCCTTTGACTAAGGCACGACTGACAAATACATGCTTGAACTCAGCTGTCAAGGAGGTTGATAAACCGAGTTGAGccacaaaacattttccaggaGGACTGTATACGGGTTAGAAGTAGGTTCTCCTCTTGTTGTGGCTTGTGATATATTGTAGGACACTGGATTATTTCCAGTGACTATCCCGCAAACAAATGTTTATATGCTTCTAGCAGTTTTAAATGCTACAGGACATATTTCTAAAGCCTACATTGGTGGAGTTGCCTGGAGTTAGTTTCTTCCACCTGTCTGTCACTGGTTACTGCTTGTGATCGCTCTTCCATCCAATAACTCACGTAGGAGACTTTCTGTTATTATTTGGAGGATATGACCAAAATATGTCCAGCATTGCTGGTTCTGGTGAAGACAAGATACTGACTGGTGATTTCTCAAGGTCCCTGtgttagtaaaaaaaatatttccattcacAGCACACAATCTTTTATAAGCACTTGTTTTTCAAGGCATTTAGTTtctttttgaatgttttctaaCACTCAGCTTGCAATCATGTATTAGCAGTTGGCTTACAGTCAAGTTGAAaacatgcaggtttttttctggtggttCACAGATTTGGTTTTCACACAGTTCAGACCTCTGAAGTGCAGAAAATGCCTTCCTggtgccattttttttttaatctgacatCCTTGGTTAATATGCTTCTGCTCTAGTTaatgaatttttcttctgctcgACATCCAATTTTAAGAGCATTTGTGTTGTCATGCATGATTTTTAACACTATTTTCAATGCTTCAGTAATGACTGGATAGTGACTATGTGCAGCATACAAGAAATCTTCCGAATTCCGCTTGAAACTTTAACAGCTTTTAACTTACTTTTTGGTAAATCATTGATAGTACATTACTAATCTTAACTCTCTCATATAGCCAGAGCATCTTACCTTGTCTGAAATATCCTCACATGCAGAGGAATGCTTAATATTAAgagatcactttttttttttaaattcaataaaGTGAGATAAAGCAACTAGCCTAAATATCGATCATAGTGAATAAACCACTTTTTCCTAACATTAAAATTTTACAGTGTTGTTATCATCTATCTTGTACAAGTAGATTATCTGTCCAGGTTGGGGACAGCAGGGGACTCCACTTTGAATAAATAAACTGCTAGTAGGGCTGAACAAACTCTCTGGATGGTGCTA
Protein-coding regions in this window:
- the CD7 gene encoding T-cell antigen CD7, giving the protein MSPKSEENEQSTDIISVWEGDSISITCSMKGSENEVGTYLTTSIQPVNVIYVSKQNTSYILPALANRTTYSKEGRNLRIILHDVQESDSNIYLCTEFIKNKGRHKKLNGKTTIVVVKAKSSGVVEQSPLYVNPQQGQSINITCALKSSHEDEGIYLLKTHVQPEKVLYISSQNASTIFPAFANRLEYSKGEKKIVITLHNLQKNDSDIYVCAGVLKNSSFLSVSRSGTMMLIKEVEQTDCSNSLWGIYGLTIVVVLLFSALICCTLYRVNMKKYFQKRKPNAVYEDMSYSSRRNTLVRTNTYSTSN